From a region of the Janthinobacterium sp. 61 genome:
- a CDS encoding TerC family protein: MEWLFDPTIWVGLLTLVVLEIVLGIDNLIFIAILAEKLPPHQRDKARVLGLTLALVMRLGLLSLISWLVTLTTPLFSLWTFSFSGRDLILLIGGLFLLFKATTELHERLEGVTHAQTGPKVYAGFGLVVAQIVVLDAVFSLDAVITAVGMVDNLYVMMAAVVISIVVMMLASKVLTRFVNAHPTVVVLCLSFLLMIGLSLVAEGLGFHIPKGYLYAAIGFSIVIEFFNQLARRNFLKLQSNAPLRDRTAQAVLSLLGGRKGREAVEEHEVKEIPDVSAFGVEERNMVSGVLTLAERSIRSVMTPRGDVSWVNLNDSSAKMLQLLRETPHSMIPVCNDDLDNVIGIARSKDLIEDLVSHGKIDPASMREAVVVPEAAGVLKAMETLKRSRGQLVLVVDEFGTVQGVLTPIDILEAIAGEFPDEDELPDVEVLGPGHWRIDGATDLHYLEQVFETESLVSDDGEYNSLAGFLLAHFENMPAVGEVLELDDLRYEIVEADERRIACVDVRRIEPDHSL; this comes from the coding sequence ATGGAATGGTTATTTGACCCGACAATCTGGGTCGGCCTGCTGACGCTGGTCGTACTGGAAATCGTACTGGGTATCGACAACCTGATCTTCATCGCCATCCTGGCCGAAAAGCTGCCGCCGCACCAGCGCGACAAGGCGCGCGTGCTGGGCCTGACCCTGGCCCTCGTCATGCGCCTGGGCCTGCTCTCGCTGATTTCCTGGCTGGTGACACTGACGACGCCACTGTTTTCCCTATGGACATTCTCGTTCTCCGGACGCGACCTGATCCTGCTCATCGGCGGTCTGTTTTTGCTGTTCAAGGCCACCACCGAGTTGCATGAGCGCCTCGAAGGCGTCACCCATGCCCAGACGGGCCCGAAAGTGTACGCCGGCTTCGGCCTGGTGGTGGCGCAGATCGTCGTGCTCGACGCCGTCTTCTCGCTCGACGCCGTCATCACGGCCGTCGGCATGGTGGACAACCTGTACGTGATGATGGCGGCCGTCGTCATTTCCATCGTCGTCATGATGCTCGCCTCGAAGGTGCTGACACGCTTCGTCAACGCCCACCCTACCGTCGTGGTGTTGTGCCTGAGCTTCTTGCTGATGATCGGCCTCTCCTTGGTGGCCGAAGGCCTGGGCTTCCATATTCCGAAGGGATACTTGTACGCCGCTATCGGCTTCTCGATCGTCATCGAGTTCTTCAATCAGCTTGCCCGCCGCAACTTCCTCAAACTGCAGTCGAACGCGCCGTTGCGCGACCGCACGGCGCAAGCCGTCCTGAGCCTGCTGGGCGGACGCAAGGGCCGCGAAGCCGTCGAAGAGCATGAAGTCAAGGAAATACCCGACGTCTCCGCCTTTGGCGTGGAAGAGCGCAACATGGTCAGCGGCGTGCTGACCCTGGCCGAACGCTCGATCCGCTCCGTGATGACGCCGCGCGGCGACGTCTCGTGGGTCAACCTGAACGACAGCAGCGCGAAGATGCTGCAACTGCTGCGCGAAACGCCGCACAGCATGATTCCTGTCTGCAATGATGACCTGGACAATGTGATCGGCATCGCGCGCAGCAAGGACCTGATCGAGGATCTGGTCTCGCATGGCAAGATCGACCCGGCCAGCATGCGCGAAGCCGTCGTCGTGCCAGAAGCGGCCGGCGTACTGAAAGCCATGGAAACCCTGAAGCGCTCGCGCGGGCAGCTGGTGCTGGTGGTCGACGAGTTCGGCACCGTGCAAGGCGTGCTCACGCCCATCGACATCCTGGAAGCCATCGCCGGCGAATTCCCCGACGAGGACGAGCTACCCGACGTGGAAGTGCTGGGGCCCGGCCACTGGCGCATCGACGGCGCCACCGACCTGCATTACCTGGAGCAAGTCTTCGAGACGGAATCGCTGGTCAGCGACGACGGCGAGTACAACTCGCTGGCCGGCTTCCTGCTGGCGCACTTTGAAAACATGCCGGCCGTGGGCGAGGTGCTGGAGCTCGATGATTTGCGCTATGAAATCGTCGAAGCCGACGAGCGCCGCATCGCCTGCGTGGACGTGCGCCGCATCGAGCCCGATCACAGTTTGTAA